AATCCAGGGTGGTGTCTTGAggacaaaaaaaaagtttgCTGGTCATGTTGATTTCATGCGTTTTTTTCGGGCACCCAGAATTGTAATTTCAGATTGCCTCTGATTCAAAGATGGCGGAGTAATGTTAAAGATGACATCGGGCCGTCTTCTGGCATAAGACAATAATGGGAAATAGGCAGTAGGCGGTGGCCGACGGCTTTCTACATTGGGATCGCTATTGGAGGGCGGGTCgcgagaagatggaataagaatggggaagagaaggattggATGGGCTAACGCAAATAAATCAGtgaacaagaaaaagggcGGCGTCGATCGACGTGTTGTGTTGATCAAGGGCCTGTTATTGTCTTTTCCAGGCGATAAGGACAGCCCGCAATTCTGGCTCACCATTTTCTTGAAGTTCAACACATCGATGCACGCACCATAGCTTACATAGCCTTTAAGCAAATATAGCCACAGGCAGATGCAAAAGATGTATAGAATGCTAAGGTAAAATACAACACGCCGAAGGCCAAAAATGGACATTCGAGAAACCACAGGTCACAATTCTTCAAGATTGATCAAAGACGGCTTCAGCCTTTCTGCCCTCTGCCCACATAGTCTCTCTTCCAATTGAAAATCCTTAACGCCATGGGCCATATACCAATTATTATTTCCAGTCTGACTGAATCGCTCTCAGCCAACCGATCATCACCGCTTGACTTTCCTTTTGCTCACAGATTATACTTGTCTAAGGCCTGAAGTTACCGGTTCTGCGATGCTCCGCCAGAAAGAGTACCGAACGAATCGGTCGATACAGCCTTGTCTTCTATGGCAAAGAACAAGTCTAGTCAGCTGACAGTGCATGCTACTTTAACATTTGACGCATTCACGTACCGAGAAGGTCCTTTTGTCCAGCATTCGCAGTCATCGGTAGGCTGATTTTGTCGAAAGCTGAACTGGAAGATATAGGTGGTCTAGGAGATTCCAGTCGTCAAAAATGGGATCAAATAAAAGGGTCAGCATCCGTTATCTGCAACGATATCAACATCCCTAGGGATTGCTGTTTCGAATCCATGTTGAGACGACGCTGATGCATCTAATTCGAGATCGCTCGATTCACTGGCCTTGATACTTATGACAGACTGAGACATGAGAGATCAAGACCCTGACATGCGTAGCACAGTCAAAGACAGCGCAAGCCGGCTTTACGACAATAATCCCCGACACTTAGCAAAAAAGATAGATACCGACTTACACGGGAGTGTTCTTGCGCTGCTCAGGTGGTATGACCTCCgcaccagcaccacctGGGGCGTACTCAGGGGCCACTACGTAGTACCCGGTAGCAATACCTGCAAATAGCGAAAAGTCAGCTATGATGGAGGGAGGGCAAAGGGTGGTATACAGATTCAAGGCAGGCGCTCCGAATTTGATTGCTCTGGCCAGAAATACTCACCGGCGGTCACTGCGAGAAAAGCAGGTACTAATCTTTGAAAATTACTCATTCTGGGTCTGTGAATGGCTTGCCCTGTAGATTGCGCTGGAATGGTATCGGTTTGTATGATAGCAACTGCACAAATCAGCGGATGAAGGACGGACCGTCGGCACCATCAACGGACTGATGTCGAAAAAAGTCCTCAATGATAATGTGATGACGGGGAAGATCATGAGGGCGGCGAAATCCTCAACTTACGGTTATTTAATAATCCttatttcctttttcaaggCAAGTATTACGACCAGTCTAGATATCGGacatccttttttttctgcaGCATTGTAAAATTGCACATTTACATCAGGCGGGGCACCTTGGAGAGCCAGTCACTTGGGCGCAATGCGCCTTTCGGCAATCCTATTCaagtcctcttcctcttccaaccgGTGGCTTGCTCGTCAGTCGCGCGATCCTTACGTCCGTCAACGTGCCGGaaccccatcttcctcttcccaaccGTCGTACCGCGctcgctcttccttcaagCTCGTATCGCTTGCCAAATCTCATCCTATTCTGTCACGGGAAACTAAATCAGTCGTTGATCTTGGTGCCGCTCCGGGCGGGTGGTCGCAGGTGGCCGCCCATTTGTTAGGCGTTGATAAAAAGCCGACGCCCAAACCTCGAGTTTGGGCGATCGACATCTTGCCCATGGACCCTATCCCGGCTGTGCGAACCCTTCAAGGTgattttctttcttcttcagttAGAGAAACCCTTCAGTCTTTAGTAGGCACCCCAGAATCAGGAGGAGGGGTCGACACCGTCCTGAGCGATATGATGGCGCCCATGACTGGCGTAAGGACTAGAGACGTAGGGTTAAGCTTGGAGCTGTGCGCGGCCGCGACAATGTTTGCCAGGGGCGTTTTGAAGCAGGCAAgtaaagaggatgaagtcAAGATTatcaaggggaagaaagtCTGGCCGGGCGGAAATCTCGTGTGGGTTTCGAAAGTTCTTATCTGGGTTTAGTAGTTCGCTCACCGACAATCCATACAGGATGAAGTTCTTCGCCCATCCCGATCTTGATGAGTTTAGAAAACTTGAGCTAGACCAATGGTTTGGCAGAGTGGTGGTTGAAAAGCCGAAGGAGTCTCGAAGCGGTATGTACTCGTAATTATGCCCCCATTATCAGCTTGCGGAAGATAAGTTGATCGGTACCGCGTTAGAATCAAGTGAAGCCTATTGGGTGTGCCTAGGATTCAAAGGCGACCCCGTTCGCGGTAGTTGAAGCCTGTTGGTCCACTTTAGGTGACTGAGACTTGTATGTCTGTGGCAGTTGGTCTTCGGATTGTTGGAAGAAACATCTGTCCTGTTGGTCCAATACTTGTGGTTTTGGCGGATGCTATTTGTCCAAAATTGCGGGGAGCTCGTATCCGGACCGGAAGCGAAGGTCTATAAGCGTGCCGGTGATATCTTGATGATCCTCAGGCGACACTTCGGGCGTGTCATGCAGGGCCGACCCGGGCGGACTTGTCCAGTCATTATAGGAGCAGACATCATAGCAACCATGAGGACGGAAATATCCATGCATGTCAATGAGGTTTACTCTGTCATTACTTTTCCTCATTCGATGTGGGCAACAGTTCCACGTAAAGACAAAAAAATTTAAATTTGAGACTAGAGGGAGGTATCTTCGAGGTAGGGATATCAGACCGGTACTTTATTATCTCTTTTTATCTAATAGATGTATTAATGTGATATCGACTTTGACCTCAACTGACACTACATGTCAGTGTCATTGATGGAACCAAATATTAATGCACTCTTTCACATGTCAAAAAATTAAAGTGTCCGGATCCATGTGCGTTACAGTTCGTTAATGGGGGGGACGTTTTTCTGTCTGCTTCCGTAGGCTACGTACAAATAGGTCCGAAATTTTACGGGCAAATATATCGTTAGGTCTCAATGTGATCTCAGGTTCTCGGGAGAATAAGCAAGGAAACTAGCTGTCTTGCTGTACATGTCCAGAATAAAAAGAGTGAACCGGATGGATCATAGAGTATGTAGGGAAGACAGAGAGAAAACCAGAGATGGTCCTGGTGGGAGGGTGCAGCGAAAAGACAATGAGTTCTCAGAGGAGAATCTGATATAATAATATAGGCACATCAATCAGTCCGCAATTTTTTGCTATTTACTACACTGTATTCATGCGATTTTAAGCATCCAATATTGCTAATGATACGATATAGAAATGGCAGGGTATGCAAATGGAATGAGGATTAACAAAAGTAACAGAGGCAGGGTAAGGTTAAAGTCAAGGATGAGAGGTGGATCTGTTGTTTGCTCCGAGAGAATGAAATGTTTGATACATTCTAGTCGATCTTAACGGGCTTGAAAGCTAATTGGGGGACAGGACCGTCCGCTTCTTGCCTATGTTAAGGGCTGCAGGTTAGCGAACCTTGCCTTATCCATGAGCTCTGGAATGACGTacccttcattctcctgcttctttttgtcCAACTCCCGCTCTATcaaatcatccatctcgTCCTTGTTCGCGCTGAAATGTCCATCAGTTTACATCTCCGCAAACGCCAGATGTGGACATTTGAACTTACAAAGGCCTAGGACCCAACGTCACCCTCATATCCTCCCTGGTGATAACCTCTTTCACCAATAATAACTTTGCAAccttctccacatcctccttaTGCTTAGTCAAAAGCTTAGTCGTCCTGTCATGCGCCTCGatcaccatcttcttcacagcCTTGTCTAGAGCCTCGGCGGTAGCCTCTGAGAAGGGCTTCTGGAATCCCTCCCCCTGCTGATCACGGCCTCCATAAGAAATTGGTCCAATCGTAGGGTCCATACCGTAGTTGGCACAGACTTCGAAAGCCATCTTGGTAATCTTTTGGAGATCGTCCTGTGCACCAGTAGTAATACGGCCGAAGAAAATCTCTTCAGCGACACGTCCACCGAGAGTCATAGACATCCTGTCAAGAAGCTGTTCtgtggagaaaaggaatcGCTCCTTGGGAAGATACTGAGCGTAACCCAAGGCACCAACACCGCGGGGGATGATAGAAACCTTGAGCAAAGGATCCGCGTGTTCAAGGAACCAGCCGCAGACAGCATGACCGGCTTCGTGGTACGCGACagtcctcttctcgtccttgcCCAACACACGGGACTTTCGCTCAAGACCAGCAATGACACGCTCGATGGCCCCATCAAAATCGGCTTCAGTAACGACTTCACCGCCGTGTCGAGCAGCACGAAGAGCAGCTTCGTTACAGACATTGGCAATATCAGCACCAGAGAACCCAGGAGTAAGGAGAGCAAGCTTCTCGGCGATGCGTTCGATGGTAAGGTCGGGGGCAAGAGTGATCGGCTTGAGGTGGACAGCGAAGATCTGTCGACGGCCTCCAATATCAGGTCGATCAATGGCAATATGTCGGTCGAATCGACCAGGACGCATTAACGCAGGGTCAAGAACATCAGGTCTGTTTGTACCAGCCAAAACGACAACGTGCTCGTTGGTACCGAAACCGTCCATTTCAACCAAAAGCTGATTTAGAGTGGATTCACGCTCATCGTTACCACCAAAGTTGCCACCCTTGCCACGAGACTTGCCGATCGCGTCAATTTCATCGACGAAGATAATACAGGGGGCGTTCTTCTTAGCGTTTGCGAACAAGTCACGCACTCGGGAGGGACCGACACCGACAAACATTTCGACGAACTCGGAACCAGAGACAGAAAGGAAAGGCACACCGGCTTCACCGGCGGTAGCCTTGGCGAGGAGGGTCTTACCGGTACCGGGAGGACCAGAAAGAATGGCGCCTCGAGGGATTTTGGCACCAAGCTTCTCGTATTTTAGGGGTTCTTTGAGGAATTTGACGAATTCCATGATTTCCTACGAAAAGTCAGGTACAGTCCGATTGAAACTGACAAGCTAACTTACCTCCTTGGCCTCATCCATACCCGCCACATCCTTGAACCTCACAGAAACCTGCTCATCTTTGTTGAACATTTTCGCTCGACTTTTCCCAACACCAAAAATACCGCCACCGggaccaccaccacccatggccgatcctcctcttctggccATCCAAAGTAACAAACCAGCGATCAACAAAGTTGGTGCAAAGTGCATGATGGTCTGGAACGTAGAGATTTCTTCTCGGTAAGACACAGGGACACGCTCGGCAGGAGGGATACCGAGCTCGTCTTGAGAAGCGATAAGAAGGTTTTCAAAGGCTTCTAGTGAACCAATGGTAAATTGGTAAGGGGCCGGGCCATGAGATGGTGAGGGAAGGCTTCCGGACCCAGTAGAATTAGTCTGTTGAGGCTGACCGGAGAGAGGATTGTGTAAATGAACTCGGACCTTGTTTCGGTTGACCACTTCAAGCGAAGAAACGAGACCTCGGGCGAGCAAAGAGTTGCGGCTAACGAAAATAAGCTTGCGAATCTTACAAATCTGATGATACTCACAACTCCTGCCATGTAATCTCCTTGGTCCTCACATCATCCGGAGCGGTCATGCTCCACAACGCATATGTGCTGATAgccaacagcaacaactgGTTGGGTGTCATGCCACCAAAACCACCGGGTTGCCCTCCAGGTCCGCCGgcgccaccaccacctccaccgcctccacctGTTGTTACTTTTTTACCGGCCTTCCCGCTCAACTGCTCACTGAGCTTGGGCTTCCGAGGCTCATCCGGTTCTTTTTGGTCTTCTGGGCGgttttcttcaccttccaaaCCTGGAAGACCGACGTCAGGCTTCTTGGGTAAAGAGGGTCCAGAAGGTGGGCCAACTCCAGGTGGTTTAGGAGCAACTGTAGTGCCCGGCTTTCCTGGTGAACCTCCGAAAACCGACTCAAGTCCTGGTGGAGGTGGCGGATTCCGAGATGGCTTGGGTGAGCCAGGAGTGGCGTACGTCCTTGAAAAGAGAGGACGCGCAACGGCGTTGTACCGCGGTAAGCGGCGTAAGCTTATCCCTCTTAATGACATTTGTGTTGAGTCGcgtgaggaaggaatgaggaaggaagaaatagggatagaaagaaagagaatgagatCAGACTCGCAACTTCGTCGTCGTAGAATTACGCGGCGTGTTCCGGAATCTGCTCAACTGTCTGGCTGGCCGGTCGCCGATCTGCCACACGGCGGGCAAATTATCAACCACTGTAGCGGCCATTCGGTAATATAAAATTGCAACGGTGACGGCCGAGCGAGAATCTTCCACGTCACCTTAACGCGACGTCATATCATACACTCGGAAGACGAGGCAGGACTGGTCTTAGAGTCTTGAACCTCCAAAGACTGAAAGTCAGGAGCAGTCACAGCCCAAATAGGCCCATGATGATCCGCTTACCACTATTGTGGCTGACCATCCTAGCCACTCTTGTACTTCTACCCCTCATTCTTGCTGTCAAGTCAGAGGACTTTAAGCAGTGTTCACAGACTTCGTTCTGTCGACGTCTCAAATCAATCGCGACAAAGCAGGAAGCTGCACCGAAGGGTACTTTCAACTCTCCTTATTCTCTGGGGGCAGCTGTTCCCATACAAGGCGGTGGCTCTTGGAAATGGCCTCTTAAGTCATCACTCTATCCTCAGATCAACTTTGAGTTGCGTGTTGATGTGCTCAAGGAAGGCAATGGGATTGCCCGAGTGAGAATTGATGAAGTAGGATCTTCTACTCCTTTCAAGAGGTACGACGAAACGGCCAAATGGGCGTTGCTCAACGCCGAACCTGACTCCGACCCTTCTGCCTCTCTCAAGACGACCAATGGTAAGAGTGTCATCACGTAtggcccttcttcttccatcacccTCGAAATCATCCATTCCCCATTGAAGATCACCCAATCGCGTAATGGTAAACCTGAGATCGTGTTCAACGACCgatctcttttccacatGGAACACTTCCGTGTCAAGGACGTGGAGTCTGCTGAAGAAATCTTGGGGGAGGGAGAGCAAGCTGTTCTTGGTGGCGATGCTCTTGACCGCAGCTGGTTCGAAGAGTCCGATTCCGATGCTTTCCaagagaagtggaagaaatgggtCGACACCAAGCCCAAAGGACCTGAGGGTTTTGCTCTCGACATTTCCTTCCCAGGTGTCCAACACGTTTACGGTCTTCCCGAACACGCTTCACCACTTTCACTTCCCGATACTGTCGGTCCTAACGCGTACTACTCTGACCCTTACCGTTTGTTCAACGTTGACATCTTCGAGTACCTCGCCGACTCTGCCATGCCTTTATACGGCGCTATCCCTTTACTCCATGCTCACTCCAAGACTCATTCCGTTGGTGTATTGAATCTTGTTGGCTCTGAAACCTGGGTCGACGTCCTTCACACTTCATCAGATGTCAAGACTCACTGGATTTCCGAGTCTGGTATTCTcgacctcctccttcttcctggtCCATCACCCACCGATCTCTTCAGGCAGTACGCCATTCTATCGGGACCTACTCCCCTTCCACCCCAGTGGTCAACGGCGTATCATCAGTGTAGATGGAACTATAATGATCAGGACGATGTACTTGAAGTGGACGCGAAGTTCGATGAGGCCGATATGCCTCTTGATGTCACATGGCTTGATATTGAGTATGCTGAGGAGCATAGGTATTTTGACTGGGACAAGAAACATTTCCCTAATCCTAATGCTATGCTCGACGCGGTGGCTTCCAAAGGGCGAAAGGTATGCTTTTCCTCCACGCCATCCTGAACGAAAGCTAAttgggaaaaaaaagatggtGGCTATCATTGACCCTCATATCAAGAGGACCGACTCTTTCAGGATTTACTCTGACTCCAAGGACCTTGACATACTCATCAAGAAATCTGATGGGAGCAACTTTGAAGGATGGTGCTGGACCGGCAGCAGCGCCTGGGTAGACTTTTTCAACCCCAAGAGTTGGGAATGGTGGACTAAGATGTTTGACTTCAAGGTCTGGAAGGTGTGTACTTGACGGCTCCATATTGTAACTCGATGGAATGGTGGGATTGGCGGTGACTGATACTTTAAATACAGGACTCTACCAATGCCCTTTTCATCTGGAATGACATGAACGAACCTTCTGTCTTTGATGGCCCCGAAATCAGTATGCCTAGAGACAACATTCATGCTGGTGGATGGGAGCACCGAGATGTGCATAACATTAACGGTATGCTCTTCGTACGTATTGAATGCCCTGTTTTTCTGAGTCTGTATTCATTTTGGTGTCGTTCACTAGCATAATCAAACTTCCCAAGCTCTGATCAAGCGGGAAAGCCCCCCTCAGAGGCCTTTTGTCCTTTCCCGATCTTTCTTTGCCGGTTCCCAACGTTACGGCGCCATCTGGTGACTATACATCAATATGACGACAATTGGAAGACGCTGACATTGGATATCAGGACCGGTGATAATCTTGGTGACTGGGAGCATCTCGCTGGCGAGACAGCTATGCTCCTCTCTAACAACATTGCTGGCATGTCCTTCTGCGGCGGTACGTGTCTTTATTCCGGATGCACCCTACCCATACTAATGCTTCTTATTCTGGCATAGCTGACGTCGGCGGTTTCTTTGGTAACCCCTCACACGAACTTCTTGTCCGCTGGTATCAGGCCGGCGCTTTCatgcccttcttccgagCCCATGCTCACATCGATACCAAACGCCGTGAACCGTACCTCTTCGAAGAACCCATCAGGGGCTACATCAAAGATGCTCTGAGGTTGAGATACGCCTTGCTACCTGTTTGGTACAATGCTTTCAAGGAGGCTAGTGTTTGGGGTTTGCCCATTATTAGACCGCAATATGCAGTCTTCCCcggagatgagaaaggtTTCAAGGTTGATGATCAGTATTACATTGGTGGGGAGGGGCTTTTGTTTAAGCCCGTCGTTCAGGAAGGTGCAGTGACAACTGAGGTTTACATTTCTGATGATCAGGTAGGTCTATACATGACTACTACTTGTAAGCTATATGTCTAATCACTGTTATAGCCTTATTACGACTACTTTACCCACCGcctctatccttcttcacctcaaAGCACTTTGACACTCCACACGCCGCTTTCcactttccctctccttcttcgtgGTGGTCACGTTATCCCAATCCGTCCTCGTCCCCGTCGATCATCCCCTCTCATGTGGCAAGATCCCTTCACTCTCATCATCGCCGTAGGTAAAGATGGTAAAGCGAAGGGTCAAGTGTATCTTGACGATGGAGTTGGATATGCGTATGAGAGTGGGGAGTTTGTTTGGAGGGTGTTTGAGCTTGATGGCAAGATGCTTCGTTCAAAGTCTCATCCAGAGGTCATAAAGAGTAAGGAGACAGGGGTAGCCGTATTTGAGCAGGGAAACGCCTTTGCCGAGGCTATCTCGCACGTCAAGATCAACTCAATTGTCTTCCTTGGTCTGTCCAGCAAACCCGCTAGCATTAAGTCGAATGGAGTTGAGCTCGAATTCgaatgggaggagggaaaggatgcaaagggcaagaaggaaggtaaAGCTAGTGAACTTAAGGTGAAGAACCCTGGTGTGGGAGTTGTGGAGGACTGGGAGATTGTTCTCGCGTAAACCTACATTATGAACGAAGATATTCAGTAGATCTAGGATAAAAGACGAAGGAGCATAGGGTAGATTGTGTGTAGAAGTTGAAGATATCCAAAAAATCAGATGACAGTCAAATCGGTCTTTCACATAAAGAACCAATGAAGGACTGTCATTGTTTTCAAAAGTCAGCTATGTCATGGTTTGTAGACAGAGCCTAGAACAATATTAACTATATACAGCTCCcaggtggagaagggcaagTTAGCAAGGGGAGATCATACAATCTCCTTGTGGGCATCTGGTTGTCAACTGA
This DNA window, taken from Cryptococcus deuterogattii R265 chromosome 3, complete sequence, encodes the following:
- a CDS encoding ribosomal RNA large subunit methyltransferase J, with product MRLSAILFKSSSSSNRWLARQSRDPYVRQRAGTPSSSSQPSYRARSSFKLVSLAKSHPILSRETKSVVDLGAAPGGWSQVAAHLLGVDKKPTPKPRVWAIDILPMDPIPAVRTLQGDFLSSSVRETLQSLVGTPESGGGVDTVLSDMMAPMTGVRTRDVGLSLELCAAATMFARGVLKQASKEDEVKIIKGKKVWPGGNLVMKFFAHPDLDEFRKLELDQWFGRVVVEKPKESRSESSEAYWVCLGFKGDPVRGS
- a CDS encoding AFG3 family protein, which translates into the protein MSLRGISLRRLPRYNAVARPLFSRTYATPGSPKPSRNPPPPPGLESVFGGSPGKPGTTVAPKPPGVGPPSGPSLPKKPDVGLPGLEGEENRPEDQKEPDEPRKPKLSEQLSGKAGKKVTTGGGGGGGGGAGGPGGQPGGFGGMTPNQLLLLAISTYALWSMTAPDDVRTKEITWQEFRNSLLARGLVSSLEVVNRNKVRVHLHNPLSGQPQQTNSTGSGSLPSPSHGPAPYQFTIGSLEAFENLLIASQDELGIPPAERVPVSYREEISTFQTIMHFAPTLLIAGLLLWMARRGGSAMGGGGPGGGIFGVGKSRAKMFNKDEQVSVRFKDVAGMDEAKEEIMEFVKFLKEPLKYEKLGAKIPRGAILSGPPGTGKTLLAKATAGEAGVPFLSVSGSEFVEMFVGVGPSRVRDLFANAKKNAPCIIFVDEIDAIGKSRGKGGNFGGNDERESTLNQLLVEMDGFGTNEHVVVLAGTNRPDVLDPALMRPGRFDRHIAIDRPDIGGRRQIFAVHLKPITLAPDLTIERIAEKLALLTPGFSGADIANVCNEAALRAARHGGEVVTEADFDGAIERVIAGLERKSRVLGKDEKRTVAYHEAGHAVCGWFLEHADPLLKVSIIPRGVGALGYAQYLPKERFLFSTEQLLDRMSMTLGGRVAEEIFFGRITTGAQDDLQKITKMAFEVCANYGMDPTIGPISYGGRDQQGEGFQKPFSEATAEALDKAVKKMVIEAHDRTTKLLTKHKEDVEKVAKLLLVKEVITREDMRVTLGPRPFANKDEMDDLIERELDKKKQENEGQEADGPVPQLAFKPVKID
- a CDS encoding alpha 1, coding for MMIRLPLLWLTILATLVLLPLILAVKSEDFKQCSQTSFCRRLKSIATKQEAAPKGTFNSPYSLGAAVPIQGGGSWKWPLKSSLYPQINFELRVDVLKEGNGIARVRIDEVGSSTPFKRYDETAKWALLNAEPDSDPSASLKTTNGKSVITYGPSSSITLEIIHSPLKITQSRNGKPEIVFNDRSLFHMEHFRVKDVESAEEILGEGEQAVLGGDALDRSWFEESDSDAFQEKWKKWVDTKPKGPEGFALDISFPGVQHVYGLPEHASPLSLPDTVGPNAYYSDPYRLFNVDIFEYLADSAMPLYGAIPLLHAHSKTHSVGVLNLVGSETWVDVLHTSSDVKTHWISESGILDLLLLPGPSPTDLFRQYAILSGPTPLPPQWSTAYHQCRWNYNDQDDVLEVDAKFDEADMPLDVTWLDIEYAEEHRYFDWDKKHFPNPNAMLDAVASKGRKMVAIIDPHIKRTDSFRIYSDSKDLDILIKKSDGSNFEGWCWTGSSAWVDFFNPKSWEWWTKMFDFKVWKDSTNALFIWNDMNEPSVFDGPEISMPRDNIHAGGWEHRDVHNINGMLFHNQTSQALIKRESPPQRPFVLSRSFFAGSQRYGAIWTGDNLGDWEHLAGETAMLLSNNIAGMSFCGADVGGFFGNPSHELLVRWYQAGAFMPFFRAHAHIDTKRREPYLFEEPIRGYIKDALRLRYALLPVWYNAFKEASVWGLPIIRPQYAVFPGDEKGFKVDDQYYIGGEGLLFKPVVQEGAVTTEVYISDDQPYYDYFTHRLYPSSPQSTLTLHTPLSTFPLLLRGGHVIPIRPRPRRSSPLMWQDPFTLIIAVGKDGKAKGQVYLDDGVGYAYESGEFVWRVFELDGKMLRSKSHPEVIKSKETGVAVFEQGNAFAEAISHVKINSIVFLGLSSKPASIKSNGVELEFEWEEGKDAKGKKEGKASELKVKNPGVGVVEDWEIVLA